A part of Streptomyces sp. DSM 40750 genomic DNA contains:
- the fsxC gene encoding FxsC protein, translated as MPMFFMSYARVPAPRHRDASQDPNRLVFQFFDELCGKVARHARVSREEAGFVERPGTPGEKSIKALLGCRVFVPLYSKRYFSNPQCGRQWTAVTQGASQGVRPSIVPVLWTPYSPTSLPKKVKEQYPEVPEGIGEAAENYASMGLHRLLDQLLDLTERPDPDDEHAAAQLSPQVAQVTDWLAKRIVEQAAAVPRQPRVPTGGGRATEPTTLAGLDDAFADPPFASPLHITVLAPTEEQLPVGRDNARYGPRVDDWRPYGQAVGPLVEQMEALARNLGFEPTVLPFHKTQAELRDTEVPTAPWILVVDPWALENPQMASQAREFDRARRPWTAVLSTLAGDDLQTKEQSDRLRGLLATHFPRFLSEGRAGEQEAVSGLAGADVFTRWFSELAEATKIRYLRYIHSQLSRSGAGVRDVPESGADLPRRPDAGRDNGVPSDGRRVEGRP; from the coding sequence ATGCCGATGTTCTTCATGAGCTATGCGCGGGTTCCTGCTCCCCGGCACCGGGATGCCTCACAGGATCCCAACCGTCTGGTTTTCCAGTTCTTCGACGAACTGTGCGGGAAAGTGGCACGTCACGCGAGAGTGTCACGGGAGGAGGCCGGTTTCGTCGAGCGGCCCGGGACGCCGGGGGAGAAGTCGATCAAGGCGCTTCTGGGCTGCCGGGTCTTCGTTCCGCTGTACTCGAAGCGGTACTTCAGCAATCCCCAGTGCGGGCGCCAGTGGACCGCTGTCACCCAGGGAGCGTCTCAAGGGGTTCGGCCGAGCATCGTTCCGGTGCTGTGGACGCCGTATTCACCCACGTCGCTGCCCAAGAAGGTCAAGGAGCAGTACCCCGAGGTGCCGGAAGGCATCGGTGAAGCGGCCGAGAACTACGCCTCCATGGGACTGCACCGGCTGCTCGACCAGCTGCTCGACCTGACCGAACGGCCGGATCCGGACGACGAGCACGCGGCGGCCCAGCTCTCCCCCCAGGTGGCCCAGGTCACGGACTGGCTCGCCAAGCGCATCGTCGAGCAGGCGGCCGCCGTGCCCAGGCAGCCGCGGGTGCCCACCGGCGGCGGCAGGGCGACGGAGCCCACGACTCTGGCCGGCCTGGACGACGCCTTCGCCGATCCGCCCTTCGCCTCCCCGCTGCACATCACCGTGCTCGCCCCGACCGAGGAACAGTTGCCGGTAGGCCGGGACAACGCCCGCTACGGTCCACGCGTCGACGACTGGCGGCCCTACGGCCAGGCGGTGGGACCCCTGGTCGAGCAGATGGAGGCCCTGGCCCGCAACCTCGGCTTCGAGCCCACCGTGCTGCCCTTCCACAAGACCCAGGCGGAGCTGCGGGACACGGAGGTCCCGACGGCCCCCTGGATCCTGGTGGTGGACCCCTGGGCGCTGGAGAATCCCCAAATGGCCAGTCAGGCAAGGGAGTTCGACAGAGCCCGGCGTCCGTGGACGGCGGTGCTGAGTACTCTGGCGGGGGACGATCTGCAGACCAAGGAGCAGTCCGACCGGCTGCGCGGGCTGCTGGCGACGCACTTCCCCCGCTTCCTCAGCGAGGGCCGGGCGGGAGAGCAGGAAGCGGTGAGCGGTCTGGCCGGGGCGGATGTCTTCACCCGCTGGTTCAGCGAACTGGCTGAAGCAACCAAGATCCGCTATCTGCGGTACATTCATTCGCAATTATCCCGGAGCGGAGCTGGCGTCCGGGATGTTCCGGAATCCGGTGCGGACCTGCCCCGACGGCCCGACGCCGGCAGGGACAACGGGGTACCGAGCGACGGACGTCGCGTGGAGGGCAGGCCATGA
- the fxsT gene encoding FxSxx-COOH system tetratricopeptide repeat protein gives MTGEDARRIITFYSYKGGTGRTMALANTAWILASSGNRVLVVDWDLDAPGLDRFLHPFLSEKQLRQTPGVLELVSRSTQFVLSAQGGGESTTHRMEPGSEYTGAVDLGASDGITLNRCLIQVDWDFPEGGQLYYLPAGTKNKGYLAAFSQFDWKEFMEGPLATRFLEGLKREFLENFDYVLIDSRTGLNDISDICTVNLPQAVVTCFTPSSQSIEGAAGVAERIDGMLYGNRDIRLLPVPMRVENAEADRLDAARGQIQYRFDRIVRKHIPERDPEDYWRSVEIPYVPIYSYEETLAPFREQPGDPKSLLSAYERLADVITDGQVDSMPRIDEPLRRKTLERYTRHRPPSISDVYVSFVPQDRSWANWAGAVLEQAGFKVHLSQEATTEGALVRDEIERGVESASHTLIIFSQAYRRSARFRTTWEAVYAESDRRAHQLVSMKVDDQVSVEAPFTEQLADMTRCGSGEEGRDALLTWFGRSAESLGHSHFTGGEQKLPRFPKTQPLVFGVPLRTSSFTGRTELLEGIRERLWQEDTRALVLKGMGGVGKTLLAQEFAYRYRSDYDVVWNIEAEQKILAIEQYARLAEPLGLPERPNPTATAETVHEVLNSGERYDSWLLILDNVPEPGHLPEFMMDGRRGHIIVTSQRAEGWGRFVDTVEVPVFQRNESIDHLDSRLPDAVWTEADQIAEALGDLPIAIERAAAYIEQTRADVRDYIEQLQPHATGAPADNTVGEVVKHTWEFALGQLRENFPAAVQLLQICSYYSPEPISMDLLEGFEVSRALGGVRTVSRAYKELSKFSLVTVDRKARTITVHRMMQVAMRGEMTEAERETAQRIVYRSLVAARPSGDDPENPNTWEKYRIIWPHLGTPWAKTTPDEGIRELFVDRVRQLRRRGELNQAMEYSAQCVADWSEEGSPDERWTLHMRFQIANIMRAQGKYEESLDLDQEVLERQRAVLDDEDDQHILMTTSSVAADLRGLGRLSEALRYDEETYRKYGEIYGEDHARTLSAANNLAVALRLSGEYDKARDLDRRTLELREAIQLHDHPLTIESAVNLGRDLRDCGDYEESITLLQRAYERCLRNPRLTQGSPTVLNTAKGLAGSLRRAGRAAEAEDLVRHVLRSTPTPDGEKSSSEQLLLEMSLAGDIAAQGRREEGLDLIRRVHRDLTDSLGEGHSQTVACSVNQAVLLLHDIGSIHPEAAAEAYELLRHAEEKFSKLNGEHHPYVLICRANLAVSEAALGKWEDARRTSFGAYELLKEVLEPLHPSTLTCAGNHAVILSRLGRGDESRTQHHDTLAALSKRIGRAHPRVVALQTWNLSCLDLEPHPI, from the coding sequence ATGACCGGCGAGGACGCGCGCAGGATCATCACGTTCTACTCGTACAAGGGCGGTACGGGAAGGACGATGGCGCTCGCCAACACGGCGTGGATCTTGGCCTCCTCGGGCAATCGCGTCCTGGTGGTCGACTGGGACCTCGACGCTCCGGGTCTGGACCGCTTCCTGCACCCCTTCCTGAGTGAGAAGCAGCTGCGCCAAACGCCTGGAGTGCTCGAACTGGTCAGCCGTTCGACCCAGTTCGTGCTCTCGGCGCAGGGCGGGGGTGAGTCCACCACGCATCGCATGGAGCCGGGTTCCGAATACACGGGTGCGGTCGACCTGGGGGCGTCCGACGGAATCACCCTCAACAGGTGCCTCATCCAGGTCGATTGGGACTTCCCCGAAGGCGGTCAGCTCTACTACCTCCCGGCGGGAACGAAGAACAAGGGTTACCTCGCGGCGTTCTCCCAGTTCGACTGGAAGGAGTTCATGGAGGGACCGCTGGCCACCCGGTTCCTGGAGGGACTCAAGCGCGAGTTCCTCGAGAACTTCGACTACGTCCTCATCGACAGCCGTACCGGCCTCAACGACATCTCCGACATCTGCACCGTCAACCTGCCGCAGGCCGTGGTCACCTGCTTCACCCCGAGCAGCCAGAGCATCGAGGGCGCGGCCGGTGTCGCCGAGCGTATCGACGGGATGCTGTACGGCAACCGGGACATCCGGCTCCTGCCCGTCCCCATGCGGGTGGAGAACGCCGAGGCCGACCGGCTGGACGCCGCCCGGGGCCAGATCCAGTACCGCTTCGACCGGATCGTGCGCAAGCACATCCCCGAACGGGACCCGGAGGACTACTGGCGCAGTGTCGAGATCCCCTACGTGCCCATCTACTCGTACGAGGAGACGCTCGCCCCGTTCCGTGAACAGCCCGGGGACCCCAAGAGCCTGCTGTCCGCCTACGAGAGACTCGCCGATGTCATCACGGACGGCCAGGTCGACTCGATGCCGCGCATCGACGAGCCGCTGCGCCGCAAGACCCTGGAGCGGTACACCCGCCACCGGCCGCCGAGCATCTCCGACGTGTACGTCAGCTTCGTCCCCCAGGACAGGAGCTGGGCCAACTGGGCGGGCGCGGTCCTGGAACAGGCGGGATTCAAGGTCCATCTGTCGCAGGAGGCCACGACCGAGGGCGCGCTGGTGCGCGACGAGATCGAGCGCGGTGTCGAGTCGGCCTCGCACACCCTGATCATCTTCTCCCAGGCCTACCGCAGATCGGCGCGGTTCCGTACGACCTGGGAAGCGGTCTACGCGGAGAGCGACCGGCGCGCGCACCAACTGGTCTCGATGAAAGTGGACGATCAGGTGTCGGTGGAGGCGCCCTTCACGGAACAGCTCGCCGACATGACCCGCTGCGGCAGCGGCGAAGAGGGGCGTGACGCCCTGTTGACCTGGTTCGGTCGGAGCGCGGAGTCCCTGGGGCACAGTCACTTCACCGGGGGCGAGCAGAAACTGCCCCGCTTCCCGAAGACCCAGCCCCTGGTCTTCGGCGTCCCGCTGCGAACGTCGTCCTTCACCGGCCGTACAGAACTGCTGGAGGGCATCCGGGAGAGGCTGTGGCAGGAGGACACCCGGGCTCTCGTACTCAAGGGCATGGGCGGCGTCGGGAAGACCCTGCTGGCCCAGGAGTTCGCGTACCGCTACAGGAGCGACTACGACGTCGTCTGGAACATCGAGGCCGAGCAGAAGATCCTGGCCATCGAGCAGTACGCGAGGCTGGCGGAGCCACTCGGGCTGCCGGAGCGGCCGAATCCGACCGCCACGGCCGAGACCGTGCACGAGGTGCTCAACAGTGGTGAGCGCTATGACAGTTGGCTGCTGATCCTGGACAACGTCCCGGAACCCGGACACCTCCCCGAGTTCATGATGGACGGCAGACGCGGCCACATCATCGTCACCAGCCAGCGTGCCGAGGGCTGGGGACGTTTCGTGGACACCGTCGAGGTCCCCGTCTTCCAACGGAACGAGAGCATCGACCACCTGGACAGCCGACTGCCCGACGCCGTCTGGACAGAGGCCGACCAGATCGCGGAGGCCCTGGGCGACCTGCCGATCGCGATCGAGCGGGCCGCGGCCTACATCGAGCAGACCAGGGCTGACGTCCGTGACTACATCGAGCAGCTCCAGCCCCACGCCACCGGCGCCCCGGCCGACAACACCGTCGGGGAAGTCGTCAAGCACACCTGGGAGTTCGCGCTCGGGCAACTGAGGGAGAACTTCCCGGCGGCGGTGCAACTCCTGCAGATCTGCTCGTACTACAGTCCCGAGCCGATCTCGATGGACCTGCTGGAGGGTTTCGAGGTCTCCCGGGCGCTGGGCGGCGTGCGCACGGTCTCCCGCGCGTACAAGGAGCTGAGCAAGTTCTCGCTGGTCACTGTGGACCGCAAGGCCCGGACCATCACGGTGCACCGGATGATGCAGGTCGCCATGCGGGGGGAGATGACCGAAGCGGAGCGTGAGACGGCGCAGCGGATCGTCTATCGCTCGCTGGTCGCCGCCAGGCCCAGCGGGGACGACCCCGAGAACCCCAACACCTGGGAGAAGTACCGCATCATCTGGCCGCATCTCGGTACGCCGTGGGCCAAGACCACTCCCGACGAAGGCATCAGAGAACTCTTCGTGGACCGGGTGCGCCAGCTGCGCCGCCGGGGCGAACTCAACCAGGCCATGGAATACAGCGCACAGTGCGTGGCCGACTGGTCCGAAGAGGGTTCCCCGGACGAACGCTGGACGCTCCACATGCGCTTCCAGATCGCCAACATCATGCGTGCCCAGGGCAAGTACGAGGAGTCGCTCGACCTGGACCAGGAGGTCCTGGAGCGACAACGCGCCGTGCTCGACGACGAGGACGACCAGCACATCCTCATGACCACCAGTAGCGTCGCCGCCGACCTGCGGGGGCTGGGGCGGCTGTCGGAGGCTCTGCGCTACGACGAGGAGACGTACAGGAAGTACGGGGAGATCTACGGCGAGGACCATGCGCGGACCCTCAGCGCGGCCAACAACCTCGCGGTGGCCCTACGCCTCTCCGGTGAGTACGACAAGGCCCGCGACCTCGACCGCAGGACGCTGGAACTGCGTGAGGCGATCCAGCTCCACGACCACCCCCTGACCATCGAGTCGGCGGTGAACCTGGGCCGCGATCTGCGCGACTGCGGGGACTACGAGGAATCCATCACGCTGCTGCAGCGCGCCTACGAGCGCTGTCTGCGCAATCCTCGCCTCACCCAGGGCTCGCCGACCGTGCTGAACACGGCCAAGGGCCTGGCCGGTTCCCTGCGCAGGGCGGGCCGGGCGGCGGAGGCCGAGGATCTCGTGCGCCATGTGCTGAGGAGCACACCCACACCCGACGGAGAGAAGTCCTCCTCGGAACAGCTGCTGTTGGAGATGAGCCTCGCCGGCGACATCGCCGCCCAGGGACGGCGCGAAGAGGGGCTGGACCTGATCCGCAGGGTGCACAGGGACCTGACGGACAGTCTGGGGGAAGGCCACTCCCAGACGGTGGCCTGCTCCGTCAACCAGGCGGTCCTGCTGCTCCACGACATCGGATCCATTCACCCGGAAGCGGCGGCCGAGGCATACGAGTTGTTGCGCCACGCCGAGGAGAAGTTCTCCAAGCTCAATGGTGAGCACCACCCCTATGTGCTCATCTGCCGTGCGAACCTGGCCGTGTCGGAGGCGGCGCTCGGCAAGTGGGAGGACGCCCGTAGGACCAGCTTCGGGGCGTACGAACTGCTCAAAGAGGTCCTTGAGCCCCTTCACCCGTCGACGCTGACCTGCGCGGGGAACCACGCCGTCATCCTGAGCCGGCTGGGCCGCGGCGACGAGTCGCGCACCCAGCACCATGACACGCTGGCCGCGCTGAGCAAGCGCATCGGCAGGGCGCACCCCCGGGTGGTGGCCCTGCAGACGTGGAACCTCAGCTGCCTCGACCTGGAGCCGCACCCCATCTAG
- a CDS encoding alpha/beta fold hydrolase, with protein MVKTVKTPSGGRTIAYETWGDPDAHPVFLLHGTPGSRLGPRLRTFDLHKLGVRLIAYDRPGYGGSDRHEKRTVVDAAEDVDAIAQDLDVKKYSVVGRSGGAPHALACAARNIGSQVASVAALVSLAPPDAEDDGLDWHGGMSDSNVSTYDLLDAHAPDVTELGALLARNAETIRRDPTVFLASLREEMPNVDRVIVEDAGIRQHLLRNYLSAVGEAEQGAADDPRAPMGWVDDLVAFRSHWGFDLKQIDDSVPVMLWHGERDIFAPVAHFHWLAKKMPSAKAVLQPSAAHFAALPALPQVLAWVRDEAA; from the coding sequence GTGGTTAAGACAGTGAAGACGCCGTCCGGCGGACGGACGATCGCCTATGAGACCTGGGGCGATCCGGACGCACACCCGGTGTTTCTGCTGCACGGAACTCCCGGAAGCCGACTCGGGCCCCGACTGCGCACCTTCGACCTGCACAAGCTCGGCGTGCGGCTCATCGCCTACGACCGACCGGGGTACGGCGGCTCCGACCGCCACGAGAAACGCACGGTCGTCGACGCCGCCGAGGACGTCGACGCCATCGCCCAGGACCTGGATGTCAAGAAGTACTCCGTGGTGGGCAGATCAGGCGGCGCACCGCACGCCCTGGCCTGTGCCGCGCGCAACATCGGCAGCCAGGTGGCGAGTGTCGCCGCGTTGGTCTCGCTCGCCCCACCGGATGCCGAGGACGACGGACTCGACTGGCACGGCGGGATGTCCGACTCCAATGTGTCCACCTACGATCTGCTCGACGCCCACGCACCCGATGTGACCGAGCTGGGCGCGCTGCTCGCCCGCAACGCCGAGACCATCCGGCGCGACCCCACCGTGTTCCTCGCGTCCCTCCGGGAGGAGATGCCGAACGTGGACCGGGTGATCGTCGAGGACGCCGGGATTCGCCAGCACCTCCTCAGGAACTACCTTTCCGCGGTGGGCGAGGCCGAGCAGGGCGCGGCGGACGATCCGCGCGCCCCGATGGGCTGGGTGGACGACCTGGTGGCGTTCCGCTCGCACTGGGGGTTCGACCTCAAGCAGATCGACGATTCGGTGCCCGTGATGCTCTGGCACGGCGAACGCGACATCTTCGCCCCTGTCGCCCATTTCCACTGGCTGGCCAAGAAAATGCCCTCGGCCAAGGCCGTGCTGCAGCCCTCCGCAGCCCACTTCGCGGCGCTGCCCGCCCTACCCCAGGTTCTCGCCTGGGTTCGCGACGAGGCCGCCTGA